In the genome of Arachis stenosperma cultivar V10309 chromosome 6, arast.V10309.gnm1.PFL2, whole genome shotgun sequence, the window TTCGATGACCTCGCCAAGAAGTTCCTAGctagattctccatccagaaagacaaagccaAACATGCCCCAAGCCTATTAGAAATTAAGCAAGGAGATCGAGAGAGCCTCcacaactacatggaaagattcaacaaggcATGTCTGGACATACAAAATCTGCCAACAGAAACAGCCATCATGGGTCTCATTAATGGCTTGCGAGAAGGACCCTTTATCCACTCCATATCCAAAAGGCACCCAACATCCCTGAACGaggtacaagaacgggcagaaAAGTATATTaacatggaggagaactctcgactaggagaaacCTCAAAATCTGGATTCTCCTGCCCACCTCGGGATAAGGATGAAAAGTCCAGGAAAAAAGAAGACCAGCCTActgaaaaacctagaaaatacCACAACTACACTCCCCTCAGGGTGTCCCTTGTGGATGTCTACCGAGAGATATGCAACACTGAAAAGATCCTGCCCCCTCGTCCGATTAAGCATAAAAGAGGACAAAGTCAGACAGAGTATTGCGAATACCACCGAGTCTACGGGCACCctaccaagacgcattaatctaaGCTCATAAAACGCAAAAATTCACCACCCGATTACAAAAAGGTcagcaaggtgaaaaccaaattcattgcCCGATTACAAAGAGGTTAGCAAGGTGAAAGCGATAGAAGTAAgttaatgcaagaagttataaaaagtaatccatagaaaGCGACCTGACGAGGTTTGactaaaaatggattactaaaaataacttaacaATGTCCGACAGAGAAGTCAAACCAATGAAAGGATCACTGAAAAGGGATGAAGACACCTTGCTAAGGCCAAAGAAAGATTAAAAAGTCGAGACAGAAGTGCCTAGCTATAAAAGTacaagtcttgaaaaaagacactacttaaaaagcAAAAGCACAAATGAGAGCTAAAAACTCGTCCAAACAAACTATAAAGAAAAGGTTCCCCTtggaacactacctaaaaagttgttggaacATGACTAAAAAGCTCACGAAGGAGCGACGTCTCAAAGCAAGCACGACCTCAAGGAAATaataaaaagccaaagaagtTGAAAACAACCTGAGGCTCAAACATGCTCAGCAAAAAGGGGAACAGCTTCGTTCAACAAAGGAACAATCTCGAAATAGGGCTACAAAGAAGTCATTCGAACtaactaaaaaggttctatagAACACTAAAAAATTGTCGGACAAGTTACTGAAATCCCAGACACCAAGCCACTAGGATCACTTCGCCAAAAGCAGAGAACAGACAACATAAATTCAAAGCAAGGCATGATCCAAAGGGCAAGGGTAAAAAACTTACACTACAACAAGGAGGTCGGACAAGAAAAGTACCGAACTTCTATAAATTCGCAAGGGTTGCTAGAGTAAACCTCCAAGTATTAAAGGTTTGATTAAACATATCAAGTAAAATGCATCCTTCAAATATAAAGTAGTAAAGACTCAAGGGCTGACTAGAAGGCAGCCCAAGAGTTTAAAtgtttgtttttcaaaataaaggttgCTAAGAAGCAACCGAATGTCAGAAATAGTCAACCTCAGAGAGACTTACAAAAACATAAACAAGTTCAAAAGTCCACAAGTTGGACTATAACAGTACACAAAAGTCATAAAGGATCCAAATTTTTCCCAGTAGCAACATCTTTAGGAGGAACAGGAGGAGGCACGGTCGAGATCGGAGTAGCATTAACAACTCCATCTGACTGGTTCAGAATCTGCACATCAGGCTCAGGAGGGACGACCTCTGAAGTGTTAGAAGAAGCTGATGCTGCCGAAGCTTTCCCTGGTGGCATAAGAGGAGGACCCTCATCCTCATCATCAGGGGCAGGCATGATCTTACCGTCCACCACCACATTATCTATACTGAACAAGGAAAGATCGGCCTCGGGAGTAATAACTTGGACCTAAGCCTTCAGGATCTCAAATATATCAGTCATACTATTTACCATGTGTCCCTGAAGCTCGGCATAATCATCTTGGGCCGATTGAAGCCTCTCCTTAGCTTCTAGTAGCTCGCCGTATGTTCGAGTATAGCTCTCCTTATACTTTCtcacagcctcatcagccaAGTTAGCAGCTGCCTCCACCCTAGTAGCATGCTCCTTTTCTCTTTCCACATCAAGATCCAACTTGGCAACCCGGGCATTTAGCTCATCCTTCAGATCCTTTACCCTATCAAATTCAGCTCGGGCATCCTCCAGAAAGGCCTTCGTAGCACAGACAGGGGATTCCTTAACAACTCGAGATAAGGCCGCGCCAAGATTGGCCATCCGAATGCTATTGCTCGTTATGAAATCAAGGTGATGAAGGATCGAGACATCGTCCATAGGGACTTTACCAAGTGGAGCAATCAATTCTGTAGCAAAGGAAATGCCATCAAACTCTTTATCATTCAAGTCATAGGTCCCaatggttttttgctttttgggaGCGGGACCGGTAGTAGGAGGAGAGGAAGTAGGGCCAGAAGTCACCTGAGAAGGATCAGATGGAACTACCCAAACTCTAGGGGTCGGGATGAGATTTCTCGGTCCCTGAGAGTCAGAAGTCGGCTTCTTTGGGGACACCTGAGAAGACCCTTCCCCCGAGGTCTTCACTGACATGTTTTGAGCAGCGGTCGCCTTTTTCGCCCTCCGGAAGGCCTTTATGGAATCTGGAGATTTTACCATTTCTGAAAAGGAAGTCAAGAAAATAGTTACAATCACAGATAGAATCCCAagtcaataaaaaaatacactTTGCACAAAAGAAGAGCTCGGCCACTACCTAGCTCGGCACTGAGGAGGGAAGGATCTCCTAGAAATCTCTTTATGTCCAGATGAGGAGGCTCCCCCCAGTACTCCTCTAAAACATTCACAAAAGCTTGTTCCATCGCATCTAAACTCTCCCAAGGATATTTAAGGACTACAGGATCTTTTTGCCATAATAAAGGAAAGGTTGGCTCattaatttcatttaaaaaGAAAGGTCGAGCATCCTGAACAGCTCGAACCTTAAAGTAGACGTTCTTAAAATTccgaaaagactcatcaaacaTCAAAAACACTTTCTTCCCCTGGGTAGCCCGGAAAAAaaatccaagaagctttcttctTGGCCACCCCGGGTTTTGTCAgaacaaaaagataaagaaaaagttGAATGGTAGGTCGGACACTCAATTTTTTTGCACAGTAACTAAAAGATCTTTAAAAAGGCCCAGGAGTTTGGATGAACCTGAGAAGGGGCCACATTACAATTCCACAATAGTTcggtttcaaaagcagtaaaaggaatgGTAATCATCAGCAAGGAAAAGAAGTAATCATAGGCGTAGAAAAAGGGACGCTCTTCCCGACCTAAGGGAGGGAAGCTAACCCTCTCCTCAGGGTCAGGCGACATCAGTTCATAATTCTTCTCATCCTCCCTATTAATACAAATCCTATGAAATCACCTAAGTTTCTCACAATACTCACATACATCAGGACTATAGCATCCAGCCAATCGACCATACCAGCGGGGACTTTGGAGGACATCTCGACAATATTCTTACGGGAAGATGATAAGTCGAATTCACTCCCCATATAAAATAAATCTGTTCATTGGCAAGCACACCAGATAttgtcaagtaataacccattaggagtgggatcgtatccacagagattggtagatttgagCAATTTTAATCAATGGGTAAATTAGTCAAGCTGAGCAATATGGATTGTgattgcagaattgtaaataagtagaaatgtaaatgactcaAAAGTAAAGAGAAGCAATAGAGTGCAGAAAAGGAAATGGCAagaatgtaaagtgcagaaacataaatgacttaattgtaaatgggaatggggattAACAGAATGTAAAGAAAGCTATAAAGAATGTGGAAGATAAGAATAGGGGGAGTTCATTGAGATCAGGAGATGTTGttctctttggattaaatccagctcatctcatcttcaatcatgcaactcctTGACCTATTgccaatcatgattgattgagccccaatcccttggtgactcaatctctcaaatcttgataatCAACCAATTTCTTGGTCTAATTGCTTATGAAGAGAGATATTCTTGGTCcttgattataccacacatccttGTAGATCCAGAATAGAGGgtggattatatgtcaccatatctAATCACCAAAACCCAAATCTACTCAAATGTGAAATgtgatttcaagcatggtttcatgattccttttccaaggttcccatgaaacccattttgcattcaacctctttcccaagatgattgaacactAGCATTAaaacgaaattccttctagcaaatcaaagagaagatgaagaaaagaaaaaattcactgtcattaatccatcgagtacaacagagctccctctctcaatgagagggaatttaTCTACTTATAGCTTAATAGAAAAGTACAAGAGATGGAAAAGATGATGTGAAAAATAAATCTAACTATACTTCAACAAAACTACTGCTCAACCACCCCTTCTCAGTACTTTCAGGggttatttatactactcctagcattagaataaagaaaatacaaaagagaaaagaaaaatactatttggagggaaaagaaaactCAATAAACGTGACCTTCCAGCTTGGCATGTGACTGGCGTTTaagtggcgtgccacgcccagccttcaatttggcttggcatgccacgcccagcTCTTCAAGTGGCACACCGAATGTTTTGGTGTccctggtgtgccacgccttcaaacccaagtggcacgcccagggtctttTTAAGCCTTGGttagcctggcgtgccacgccttggaGCCCAAGTGGCACTCCCAggcctctttcttcttcttctcctctctgGAAAGTTGAACAAGCGTGGCATACCCAGGGTCTGGCATTCCACGCCCCTTGTATGCGCTTGGTTTCTTTGTTGCCGTGCCACGCCTAgagctcaagtggcacacccaggCTCTCCCTTCTTGTTCTTCTCCCCTGGACAATTGAACTAGCCTGGCACGCCCAAgacctggcgtgccacgcccattgTGGTTGCTTCATTTTCTTCTCTGGAATTTATtactggtgtgccacgcccagcatgtggcgtgccacacccatgGAGAACCTTCTTCAGTTCTCTGGAAAATAGAACTGACGTGCCACGCCCAGTGtgtggcatgccac includes:
- the LOC130934410 gene encoding uncharacterized protein LOC130934410, with product MAIKWFNSSPPRSIASFDDLAKKFLARFSIQKDKAKHAPSLLEIKQGDRESLHNYMERFNKACLDIQNLPTETAIMGLINGLREGPFIHSISKRHPTSLNEVQERAEKYINMEENSRLGETSKSGFSCPPRDKDEKSRKKEDQPTEKPRKYHNYTPLRVSLVDVYREICNTEKILPPRPIKHKRGQSQTEYCEYHRVYGHPTKTH